The genomic interval GGGGCGGGTAGGGGAACAAGCCCCGCGCAGCGGATCCCACCCCGCCCTACAGCCAGCCCGCGAACTCCAACAACAGCTCGGCATCCTGGTGGCGGCCCGCCGCGCTCGCCCGTACGCCCGACTCCACCGCCCGGAACAGCGTCCAGCCGTGCAGCCTCGCCCGGTCCACGTCCAGCGAGTCGGCGAGCTTGTTCACCCGGCGGCGGGCCGCCGACGCGCCCCCGGTGGAGGCGACCAGGTCCTCGACGCGGTCACGGACCAGGCGGGCCAGGTCGTACGCCCGCTCGCCGACCAGCGGCTCGGGCCCGACCGCAAGCCACGGCGCCCGGTCACCCGCGAGCACCTTGCCCTGGCGGAAGTTGCCGTGGAGGAGCAGGAGTTCGGCGTCGGACGCGGTCAGTTCGTCGCGCGCCGCGAGGGCCGCTTCGACCAGCGGGGCGAGCGACGGGTCGGCGCTCCGCAGGGGCTCGGCCTGGCGGGCGGTGCGCTCGGCGACGGTCTCGAAGGCGTGGCCGGGGGGCGGCTCGATCCACAGGCGCCGTACGATCCCGGCCGCCTCCAGCAGGGCCTTCGCCTCCGGCAGGGAGCGCAGCGACACCTCGGAGTGCAGGCGCTCCAGGAGAAGCTCACCGCTGTGGACATCGGTGTCGTCGAGGAGCTGGACCGCGCCCCAGCCGTTCCAGTGCGCCAGCGCCGCCCGCTCCAGATCGGGCCGGGCCGTCGGAGGGGCGATCTTGAGCGCGGCGGGGGTGCCGTCCTGCTGCCGTACGAGGACGACCAGACTGCTCCTGCCACCGGGAGCCTGCACGCGCTCTACGGTCAACTTCCGCCGGGACACTGCCTGTTCGGCGATATCGGGCAGTCGGCCGAGCCAGTCGGCGGCCTCTTCCCCGTGCGCCTCGCCGAGCGCTCGTACGAGACGCTGCGGCGGTTCGAAACCCATGCGTGTGGTGTCCCCTTCAAGGCCAGTCGTAAGCCGGGAGCCAAGTCCGGAGCTCACTGTGTGCGGCTCACCGCCGAAGTGGTCAGCTCGGCGAGCCCAGGAAAGGTTACGCTGCGTCCCCGCCAGCGCACGGCCCGCACCGCCGCCTCCCGCAGCGCCCCCGCCGCCTCGCGCCGCAGCGGGCCCCCGGCGGCCCGTACGACGTCGGAGTACACGCCGGCCACCCGGTCCTCCAGCTCGGCGGCCAGCCGCAGGGCCGCGGCCGCGTCCGGCACCGGGAACGGCAGGGCGTACGCGGCGGCCGCCGCCACCGGCGTTGCGCCCAGGTCGCGCACGGTCCGCTCCAGGGCGTCACGCCGCGACCGGTGCGCGTCGTACGCCTCCCGCGCCTCGTCCCTGCGGTCGTCGGCGACCCGGCCGCCGACGACTCCGTACCCGTACACAGCGGCGTGCTCGGCAGCGAGCGCGGCCTGCACGGCCTGCATGGCGGATGCCTGCATGGCGGACGACGTACCGCTGCTGCTCACGTGCGGTCCCCTTCGATCAGCAGATACGCGTGGGCGGCGCCGGCCGCCGCGACGGAGGCCAGCAGCCGCGCCAGCTCCGGCGGGGCCTCGACGAGCGCCGCACTGTGTTCGTCGGCGATACGGCGCTCCGCTGCGGCCAGCGCCTTGAGGGCGTCCTTGCGGCCGGAGTCGACCGGCGGCGCGGACGGCAGGCGCCCGCCCGGCTTCCCCTGCGCCCCGGCCCCTTCCGTCCGCAGCACGTCCGCCTGCCTGGCCACCGCCTCGCGCATCGGCTTCAGCCGCTCCGCGACGTCGGGGTGGGCGGCGGCGACGGCGTCGTAGTGCGAGAGGAGCGACCTGCGGGCCTGCGCGGCACGCGTGCGCAGCGCGGTCTCGATCCGGGCCGGGTCGGCCTTCGGGGCGTTCCGGCCGCCTGCGTCGGCGCCTTCCCCGCCGTGCGGAGCGGCATCCTCCGCACATGCGCCGGTCAGCAGAGCGACGGCCGCGGCCCCGGTCGCCCCAAGGGCACGCCTGCGTGTGGTTCCCGTGCGCCGCACGTGTGTCTCCCTCGGGCTTCTGCGGTGATCACCGCAGGCGAGCGTACCTGCGGGTCTGCGGGAGGCGGACGGCAACACCCCTCGGGACCGGATACCCTTTGATCTGACACGCGACGATCCATACAACAGCACACGCGGCCGAGGAGTCACCCGGATGAGCACCACCCAGAGCGACAGGCTGCGCGCACTCCTGGAACCACTGGTCAGCGCAGAGGGCCTCGATCTGGAAGACATCGAGGTGTCCCGGGCAGGCAGGCGCCGCATGCTGCGGATCGTTGTCGACTCCGACGAAGGCGTGGAACTCGACACCTGTGCCGAGCTGAGCCGCGCCGTCTCCGAGAAGCTCGACGAGACGGACGTGATGGGTGAGGACGAGTACGTCCTCGAAGTCAGCTCCCCGGGCGCCGACCGCCCGCTGTCGGAGCACCGCCACTACGTAAGGGCCATCGGGCGCCTGGCCAAGCTCCAGTTGCATGACGGCAGTGAGCTGATCGCGCGCATTCTGACCGTGGACGACGAGGGACTCGACCTCGAAGTGCCGGGCGTGAAGGGCCGCAAGCCCACCGCCCGCCGGGTCGCTTTCGCAGACATCGCCAAGGCGCGTGTGGAGATCGAATTCAGCCGCAAGGACAAGAAGGAAGAGGAGGCGTAGCCATGGACATCGACGTAAAGCTTCTGAAGGGCTTGGCGAAGGAAAAGGAGATTTCCTTCGACCTGCTGGTCGGGGCGATTGAGTCCGCCCTCCTCATCGCGTATCACCGCACCGAGGGCAGCAGCCGCCACGCGCGCGTGCAGCTCGACCGGGAAACCGGTCATGTGACGGTCTGGGCGAAGGAAGACCCGGCCGATCTCGAAGAGGGCCAGGAGCCCAAGGAGTTCGACGACACCCCGTCCGACTTCGGCCGGATCGCGGCCAGCACCGCCAAGCAGGTCATCCTCCAGCGTCTGCGCGACGCCGAGGACGACCGCACGTTCGGCGAGTACGCGGGCCACGAGGGCGATGTCGTCACCGGCGTCGTGCAGCAGGGCAGGGACCCCAAGAACGTCCTCGTCGACATCGGCAAGCTGGAAGCCATCCTGCCCGTGCAGGAGCAGGTGCCCGGCGAGGAGTACACGCACGGCCTGCGCCTGCGTACGTACGTCGTGCGGGTCGCCAAGGGTGTGCGCGGCCCGTCCGTGACGCTGTCCCGTACCCACCCGAACCTGGTGAAGAAGCTCTTCGCCCTGGAGGTCCCGGAGATCGCCGACGGCTCGGTCGTCATCGAGGCCATCGCCCGCGAGGCCGGTCACCGCTCCAAGATCGCCGTACGGTCGACGCGTTCCGGTCTGAACCCCAAGGGCGCCTGCATCGGCCCGATGGGCGGCCGCGTGCGGAACGTCATGGCCGAGCTGCACGGCGAGAAGATCGACATCGTCGACTGGTCGGACGACCCGGCCGAGATGGTGGCCAACGCCCTGTCGCCCGCGCGCGTCAGCAAGGTCGAGATCGTGGACATGGCGACCCGCTCCGCCCGCGTGACCGTGCCCGACTACCAGCTGTCGCTGGCCATCGGCAAGGAGGGGCAGAACGCCCGCCTCGCCGCCCGGCTGACCGGCTGGCGCATCGACATCCGTCCCGACACCGAGCAGCCGTCGGACCAGGCGCCGGACCGGGACTGAGCAACTTTTACGACAACAACCGTTCGATTTTTGCCCCAATGGGGTGAGGTCGCTACGGGGAGGTAGACTTAATAGTGTCTGGCCGGACGCATGCCCGCGTGTGCCCTGAGCGAACCTGTGTGGGATGCCGGGAGCGAGCGGCCAAGAGCGATCTGCTGCGGATCGTGGTGATCGAGGGTGAATGTGTCCCCGATCCACGCGGTACGCTGCCCGGCCGGGGTGCGTACGTTCACCCCGCCTCTGCCTGCCTCGACCTGGCGGTCCGCCGCCGGGCGTTTCCCCGGGCCTTCCGGGGCAAGGGGCCGCTCGACACATCGGCGCTGAGCCAGTTTGTCGAGCAGGCGACACCGTAAGAAGAGAACGGCACGGATAACCGTGCGGTCAGGTACCTCGCGAGTTGGAAGTAGGTCGAGATTGCGATGAGCACTCGATGAGTACGCGATGAGTACGCCCATGAAGTAGCGACGGTCCGGCGGTAACCCGGACCTAAAAGGAGCGAAGTGGCTAAGGTCCGGGTATACGAACTCGCCAAGGAGTTCGGCGTAGAGAGCAAGGTCGTCATGGCCAAGCTCCAAGAACTCGGTGAATTCGTCCGTTCGGCGTCCTCGACAATCGAGGCGCCGGTTGTACGCAAATTGACTGACGCACTGCAGGGGCCCGGCGGCAACGCCGGCAAGTCCGCTGCCAAGCCGGGCGCGCCCCGCAAGGCCGCGCCCGCCAAGCCCGCAGCGCCCTCCCCGGCCGCTGCGGCACGTCCCTCTGCCCCGAAGCCCGGCGCCCCGGCCCCCAAGCCGGCCGCAGCCGAGGCCCCGAAGAGCAGCGCCCCCGCAGAGACCGCGCCGGCCGCAGGGCCGCGTCCCGGTCCCAAGCCCGCACCGGCCAAGCCCGCTCCGGCGGCTCCGGTCCCCGCGGCAGAATTCTCGGCTCCGGCTCCGGCACAGCCGGCTTCCCCGCAGCCCCAGCAGGCCCCGCGTCCCGCAGGTGCCACGCCCGGGCCTCGTCCCGCCCGTCCGGCCCCGGCCGGTCAGCGTGACGGTGGCCAGCGCGACGGCGGCCGTGGTGGCGAGCGCGGTGGCGAGCGTCCCGGTCGTCCCGGTGGCCAGCAGGCCCCGCGTCCCGGTGGTGCCCGTCCCGCAGGCCCGCGTCCCGGCAACAACCCGTTCACCTCTGGCGGCTCCACCGGCATGGCGCGCCCCCAGGCGCCCCGTCCCGGCGGCGCACCGCGACCCGGCGGTGCCGGTGCCCCCGGTGGCGCCCCGCGTCCGCAGGGTGGTCCCGCAGGCGCTCCGCGTCCGCAGGGCGGCCAGGGTGGCGCACGTCCGACCCCCGGTGGCATGCCCCGTCCGCAGGGCGGCGCCCCGCGACCGGGTGGCGCTCCGGGCGGTAACCGTCCGAACCCCGGCATGATGCCGCAGCGTCCCGCAGCCAGCCCCCGTCCCGGTGGCGGTCCTGGCGGCGGCGGCCGTGGTCCCGGTGGCCCCGGTGGCCGTCCGAGTGGCGGCGGCGGTCGTCCCGGTGGCGGCGGCTTCGCCGGTCGTCCGGCCGGTCCCGGCGGTGGCGGTGGCGGCTTCGCCGGCCGTCCCGGTGGTCCCGGCGGCGGTGGCGGCGCAGGCCGTCCCGGTGGTGGCGGCGGCTTCGGCGGTCGTCCCGGCTTCGGTGGACGTCCCGGCGGTCCCGGTGCCCGTGGTGGCACGCAGGGTGCGTTCGGCCGTCCCGGTGGTCCCGCGCGTCGCGGTCGCAAGTCGAAGCGTCAGAGGCGCCAGGAGTACGAGGCCATGCAGGCCCCGTCGGTGGGCGGCGTCATGCTGCCTCGCGGCAACGGACAGACCGTCCGCCTGTCGCGCGGTGCCTCCCTCACCGACTTCGCGGAGAAGATCAACGCCAACC from Streptomyces spiramyceticus carries:
- a CDS encoding aminoglycoside phosphotransferase family protein: MGFEPPQRLVRALGEAHGEEAADWLGRLPDIAEQAVSRRKLTVERVQAPGGRSSLVVLVRQQDGTPAALKIAPPTARPDLERAALAHWNGWGAVQLLDDTDVHSGELLLERLHSEVSLRSLPEAKALLEAAGIVRRLWIEPPPGHAFETVAERTARQAEPLRSADPSLAPLVEAALAARDELTASDAELLLLHGNFRQGKVLAGDRAPWLAVGPEPLVGERAYDLARLVRDRVEDLVASTGGASAARRRVNKLADSLDVDRARLHGWTLFRAVESGVRASAAGRHQDAELLLEFAGWL
- a CDS encoding ferritin-like domain-containing protein; protein product: MQASAMQAVQAALAAEHAAVYGYGVVGGRVADDRRDEAREAYDAHRSRRDALERTVRDLGATPVAAAAAYALPFPVPDAAAALRLAAELEDRVAGVYSDVVRAAGGPLRREAAGALREAAVRAVRWRGRSVTFPGLAELTTSAVSRTQ
- the rimP gene encoding ribosome maturation factor RimP; the encoded protein is MSTTQSDRLRALLEPLVSAEGLDLEDIEVSRAGRRRMLRIVVDSDEGVELDTCAELSRAVSEKLDETDVMGEDEYVLEVSSPGADRPLSEHRHYVRAIGRLAKLQLHDGSELIARILTVDDEGLDLEVPGVKGRKPTARRVAFADIAKARVEIEFSRKDKKEEEA
- the nusA gene encoding transcription termination factor NusA; amino-acid sequence: MDIDVKLLKGLAKEKEISFDLLVGAIESALLIAYHRTEGSSRHARVQLDRETGHVTVWAKEDPADLEEGQEPKEFDDTPSDFGRIAASTAKQVILQRLRDAEDDRTFGEYAGHEGDVVTGVVQQGRDPKNVLVDIGKLEAILPVQEQVPGEEYTHGLRLRTYVVRVAKGVRGPSVTLSRTHPNLVKKLFALEVPEIADGSVVIEAIAREAGHRSKIAVRSTRSGLNPKGACIGPMGGRVRNVMAELHGEKIDIVDWSDDPAEMVANALSPARVSKVEIVDMATRSARVTVPDYQLSLAIGKEGQNARLAARLTGWRIDIRPDTEQPSDQAPDRD
- a CDS encoding YlxR family protein, which translates into the protein MSGRTHARVCPERTCVGCRERAAKSDLLRIVVIEGECVPDPRGTLPGRGAYVHPASACLDLAVRRRAFPRAFRGKGPLDTSALSQFVEQATP